In Portunus trituberculatus isolate SZX2019 chromosome 10, ASM1759143v1, whole genome shotgun sequence, one genomic interval encodes:
- the LOC123502208 gene encoding cuticle protein 19.8-like isoform X3, with amino-acid sequence MACKLLLVLAALVALSSASYVPQDSYGAAPANYDFNWAVNDAASGNNYAHQEARDGDNTQGYYFVQLPDGRLQKVTYSVQGDSGFLAEVTYEGEAQYPQQGYGAPARHPTPTYGTPGPHYAR; translated from the exons ATGGCCTGCAAG ctcctcctcgtcctggcCGCCCTCGTGGCCCTCTCATCCGCCTCCTATGTGCCCCAGGACTCCTATGGAGCA GCGCCCGCCAACTATGACTTCAACTGGGCCGTCAACGACGCTGCTTCCGGCAACAACTACGCCCACCAGGAGGCCCGTGATGGAGACAACACGCAGGGATACTACTTCGTGCAGCTGCCCGACGGTCGCCTGCAGAAGGTCACCTACTCTGTGCAGGGCGACTCAGGCTTCTTGGCCGAGGTCACATACGAGGGCGAGGCCCAGTATCCCCAGCAGGGATACGGCGCCCCCGCCAGGCACCCGACGCCCACCTACGGTACCCCTGGCCCGCACTACGCCCGCTGA
- the LOC123502207 gene encoding cuticle protein 7-like isoform X2 — translation MACKLLLVLAALVALSSASYVPQDSYGAAPANYDFNWAVNDAASGNNYAHQEARDGDNTQGYYFVQLPDGRLQKVTYSVQGDSGFLAEVTYEGEAQYPQQGYGAPARHPTPTYGTSGPHYAR, via the exons ATGGCCTGCAAG ctcctcctcgtcctggcCGCCCTCGTGGCCCTCTCATCCGCCTCCTACGTGCCCCAGGACTCTTATGGAGCA GCGCCCGCCAACTATGACTTCAACTGGGCCGTCAACGACGCTGCTTCCGGCAACAACTACGCCCACCAGGAGGCCCGCGACGGAGACAACACGCAGGGATACTACTTTGTGCAGCTGCCCGACGGTCGCCTGCAGAAGGTCACATACTCTGTGCAGGGAGACTCAGGCTTCCTGGCCGAGGTCACTTACGAGGGCGAGGCCCAGTACCCACAGCAGGGATACGGCGCCCCCGCCAGGCACCCGACGCCCACCTACGGCACCTCTGGCCCGCACTACGCCCGCTGA
- the LOC123502210 gene encoding cuticle protein 19.8-like, which yields MACKLLLVLAALVALSAASYVPQDSYRAAPANYDFNWAVNDAASGNNYAHQEARDGDNTQGYYFVQLPDGRLQKVTYSVQGDSGFLAEVTYEGEAQYPQQGYGAPARHPTPTYGTPGPHYAR from the exons ATGGCCTGCAAG ctcctcctcgtcctggcCGCCCTCGTGGCACTCTCCGCCGCCTCCTACGTGCCCCAGGACTCCTATAGAGCA GCGCCCGCTAACTATGACTTCAACTGGGCCGTCAACGACGCAGCTTCCGGCAACAACTACGCCCACCAGGAGGCCCGCGACGGAGACAATACGCAGGGATACTACTTCGTGCAGCTGCCCGACGGTCGTCTGCAGAAGGTTACCTACTCTGTGCAGGGCGACTCAGGCTTCTTGGCCGAGGTCACTTACGAGGGTGAAGCACAGTACCCCCAGCAGGGATACGGCGCCCCCGCCAGGCACCCGACGCCCACCTACGGCACTCCTGGCCCGCACTACGCCCGATGA
- the LOC123502211 gene encoding cuticle protein 19.8-like, with protein MACKLLLVLAALVALSAASYVPQDSYRAAPANYDFNWAVNDAASGNNYAHQEARDGDNTQGYYFVQLPDGRLQKVTYSVQGDSGFLAEVTYEGEAQYPQQGYGAPARHPTPTYGTPGPHYAR; from the exons ATGGCCTGCAAG ctcctcctcgtcctggcCGCCCTCGTGGCACTCTCCGCCGCCTCCTACGTGCCCCAGGACTCCTATAGAGCA gcGCCCGCTAACTATGACTTCAACTGGGCCGTCAACGACGCTGCTTCCGGCAACAACTACGCCCACCAGGAGGCCCGCGACGGAGACAACACGCAGGGATACTACTTCGTGCAGCTGCCCGACGGTCGCCTGCAGAAGGTTACCTACTCTGTGCAGGGCGACTCAGGCTTCTTGGCCGAGGTCACTTACGAGGGCGAAGCACAGTACCCACAGCAGGGATACGGCGCCCCCGCCAGGCACCCGACGCCCACCTACGGCACTCCTGGCCCGCACTACGCCCGATGA
- the LOC123502208 gene encoding cuticle protein 19.8-like isoform X2, producing the protein MACKLLLVLAALMALSAASYVPQDSYRAAPANYDFNWAVNDAASGNNYAHQEARDGDNTQGYYFVQLPDGRLQKVTYSVQGDSGFLAEVTYEGEAQYSQQGYGAPTRHPTPTYGTPGPRYAR; encoded by the exons ATGGCCTGCAAG ctcctcctcgtcctggcCGCCCTCATGGCACTCTCCGCCGCCTCCTACGTGCCCCAGGACTCCTATAGAGCA GCGCCCGCTAACTATGACTTCAACTGGGCCGTCAACGACGCTGCTTCCGGCAACAACTACGCCCACCAGGAGGCCCGCGACGGAGACAACACGCAGGGATACTACTTCGTGCAGCTACCCGACGGTCGCCTGCAGAAGGTCACCTACTCTGTGCAGGGCGACTCAGGCTTCTTGGCTGAGGTCACTTACGAGGGCGAGGCACAGTACTCCCAGCAGGGATACGGCGCCCCCACCAGGCACCCGACGCCCACCTACGGAACCCCTGGCCCGCGCTACGCCCGCTGA
- the LOC123502207 gene encoding cuticle protein 19.8-like isoform X3, protein MACKLLLVLAALVALSAASYVPQDSYRAAPANYDFNWAVNDAASGNNYAHQEARDGDNTQGYYFVQLPDGRLQKVTYSVQGDSGFLAEVTYEGEAQYPQQGYGAPARHPTPTYGTPGPHYAR, encoded by the exons ATGGCCTGCAAG ctcctcctcgtcctggcCGCCCTCGTGGCCCTCTCCGCCGCCTCCTACGTGCCCCAAGACTCCTATAGAGCA GCGCCCGCTAACTATGACTTCAACTGGGCCGTCAACGACGCTGCTTCCGGCAACAACTACGCCCACCAGGAGGCCCGCGACGGAGACAACACGCAGGGATACTACTTCGTGCAGCTGCCCGACGGTCGCCTGCAGAAGGTCACCTATTCTGTGCAGGGCGACTCAGGCTTCCTGGCCGAGGTCACTTACGAGGGCGAGGCCCAGTACCCACAGCAGGGATACGGCGCCCCAGCCAGGCACCCGACGCCCACCTACGGCACCCCTGGCCCGCACTACGCCCGCTGA
- the LOC123502206 gene encoding cuticle protein 19.8-like gives MACKPLFVLAALVALSAASYVPQDSYGAAPANYDFNWAVNDAASGNNYAHQEARDGDNTQGYYFVQLPDGRLQKVTYSVQGDSGFLAEVTYEGEAQYSQQGYGAPTRHPTPTYGTPGPRYAR, from the exons ATGGCCTGCAAG CCCCTCTTCGTCCTGGCCGCCCTCGTGGCCCTCTCCGCCGCATCTTACGTGCCCCAGGACTCCTATGGAGCA GCGCCCGCTAACTATGACTTCAACTGGGCCGTCAACGACGCTGCTTCCGGCAACAACTACGCCCACCAGGAGGCCCGCGACGGAGACAACACGCAGGGATACTACTTCGTGCAGCTACCCGACGGTCGCCTGCAGAAGGTCACCTACTCTGTGCAGGGCGACTCAGGCTTCTTGGCTGAGGTCACTTACGAGGGCGAGGCACAGTACTCCCAGCAGGGATACGGCGCCCCCACCAGGCACCCGACGCCCACCTACGGAACCCCTGGCCCGCGCTACGCCCGCTGA
- the LOC123502046 gene encoding uncharacterized protein LOC123502046, which produces MAANQEARDGDNTQGYYFVQLPDGRLQKVTYSVQGDSGFLAEVTYEGEAQYPQQRYGPSARHPIRPTAPLARTTPVEQTSLPPDARIRTPSPPLIPHFFLYLLTPSVHNLQ; this is translated from the exons ATGGCAG CCAACCAGGAGGCCCGCGACGGAGACAACACGCAGGGATACTACTTCGTGCAGCTGCCCGACGGTCGCCTGCAGAAGGTCACCTACTCTGTGCAAGGCGACTCAGGCTTCCTGGCCGAGGTCACATACGAGGGCGAGGCCCAGTACCCCCAGCAGAGATACGGCCCCTCCGCCAGGCACCCGATCCGACCTACGGCACCCCTGGCTCGCACTACCCCCGTTGAGcaaacttccctccctcccgacGCCAGGATCCGCACCCCTTCACCGCCACTCATTCCTCActtctttctgtatttattgACTCCCTCCGTGCATAACTTGCAATAA